The following is a genomic window from Pyricularia oryzae 70-15 chromosome 5, whole genome shotgun sequence.
GGTTGCTCCGAAAACTAGAGTGCCAACATTTAATTATCGACGTATTTCGGTCCCGTATTCGTAGGGCATAAGATCTTGATCTTAGCCTCGAATCTGTGCAAAAATCGCGAGCACGCCCGACGCTTCACCAATGCAAGAAGCCAAGGCATCAGAGCTGAGCGGGTCTCAAGGCTCAGGCTCCGGCTCAGAAGCCCAAACAATGGCACCAGAACAAGCTTCGTTGCAGAAGATCAAGGACCTCTTAAAGACCAAAGACGATACATCAAGATTCGTTGGCCTGGCGCTTCTCAAATCAGTGTTGGACAACACCCCAGAGCTTCAGCAGGATGGTATCGTCATACGGCAGCTGTGGGGGTTCATCCCGGGCAAGTTCTTGGACCGCCTACTCAGATCTGGGTCATCACCATCACCCTCACCAAATTCAAAGAACATGTTGGACCTTGCGGTAGCCGTGATCCATGCCTTCACGCTTCTCCTTCCAGAAGAATCCAAATCCGATGAGAAACTCGTAGCAAGAATACCAATGCTCTGCAATGCTATCCTACAAAGGTTCGTCTCTCCGATCATGTGAATTTCTAGTATTCTAATCTCTAACGCTTTTGGTAGCTCTGAAAATACCACAGTTCTCATCTTACAAGCTCTGTTGACGCTTGTTAGCCATCCTCAAGGTGCTCAAACGTTGGCTCAGATCGAGGATCTGAGCAACCTTGTGGAAATCGCACCGACCCAGCCCCTTGTTTTGAATGTGCTCTCTTTTGCATTTCTTGGCTCAATGGCTACCGCCAACACTATCGAGGCTAGGTCTGCATTTGCTCACAAGGTTGAGCAAGTGCTTGCTGACCTTGTGCGCTCTTACACGGGTACAGATGGCGTTACTCTCTTAGACTTTCTCGCAGACTTTCTGAGGCGGCTGGACGATCATGTAAGTCGTTCTAAGCAATACAACTATCGGGAATGTATAGGCCAAGGTGAGAAACATAGAGACACTAACAAGCGCCCTCACAAAACGTCTAGTTTCTTCCCAGCAACCCGCCTTGGCTTTCCACTCTTGTGGGTTACATTCGCAACCTGACCTCGAGTCGCCCTACTCATGCAGCGAGGTCTGCCTACGTGAATTTGGCCGCTACTCTTGTTCATGTCTATCCAATCCAAGCCCCGAACCTTTTATTCGCGGATGCCAAGGGCGATTCCGAGAAACCCTTCTCATACATGTTTATCAATCTACTACTCATCGACCTCCGGGCATCGTTTCCAGCGTTGCTTGAGCAGCTAAACAGCCCCGGATATCAAAATACAGCCCGGCGCCTAGCGTCGGATTTTGATGTGGTCTCATGTTACATTGGTTTCCTAATGAGATCCTTGATCGGCGATGACTTGGACGAAGGACCTCAAACACATCTCTCTATACCACCCGACCTGCTCCTGAAGCTCAGGAAAGCCATGTCAGAGACCATGTCCGTTACCATCGAGTTTTTGCGGGACCGTTGGGATGCTTCTGTAGCAGGGGCAATGGGCTTGCACCCCGATGCCCGTGCCGGCGAGGCCAAGACCTCCAAGGGTTCCCGACTGACCATTGCATGGGATTCGATGAAGGCCAAAGTTGGCGAAGACATCCTTGTGCTTTCGGCAATACGGTGCCTGGCCATATGGCTTAGAGAGGACGACAACGAACTCTTGAGAAAGGAAGCAATGGGACTTCTTGACATGTTCCTGGACCTTTACAAGATCAGCAGCCTGGGTGGGTTGGATTTCCGTCGCCCAGTTCTTGTGGCTTTAGAGGGAATCATGACGCTTGAAGAGGCACCCGAGGCTCTGCTAAGCCAAGACGGCTGGAAGGTGTTGACCGGGGACCTTCTCTCAATACCGAGCTCGGGAGGCACCGACGATGATTTCAGTAGAGGTACTGACATCGTCAGGATCATGCTCCCTATCGCCGAGAACGAACGCCCGGGAAGCAGAGAAGAGTGGCTAGACCTAACAACTGCAGTGGCTGCTTGGAATGTCCTTGGTAAACAACTACCGACAGCGGCGCTTGAGTTTTACGTTGCTGCCCTGCAGCTTGTTACCAGCATTCTGGCCAACGCACATCCATCTATCCAAAGACGTTACAAACACACAGTCAATGCAATCAGCGGGCTAGCTACTCAGTTAAGGTGTCAAAGTGGCCGCAAACATGACGATCTCAACGAGTCGCTGCAAGATGTTCTTGACACAATCGCTGCGATGGGATGAACTCAGGGATTAGCCTGGATTCTTTCATAGCCTGGGAATGTCATGCAAAGTCAGGGAACCTTGAATCCTTTGGGTTGGCCTGACGAAATTTGGCTGTTTTCGGTTGTAAGCGTTCGTCGCAATATTGTGGCTTGTTAGCAACTCCGCACTCCTCATGACCTGCCTGACTTGACATGGCCAAAAGAGGATCTCAATGACTTGTAGCAGGTCCATCGCATTAGATGTGCAAGGATTTGCTAAATCCAGCTCTTTGCATCCTATTTTACGCACCATGCTAGGGGCAGGCAGATGAGGCAGCCAGTCAAATATGAAGGCAGACTTTTGGAATATATTTGTACAACACACCTGGGAAAGCGCTACTGCAGGAATCCGGCTGGGCGAGTTCGAGAAATGCTTCTAGACGCACTGTCGCTTATGATTTATCGTGCGAGTGGTGTGGGTGTGTTGGTGGCACAAACCTCACTCGCTTCATGAGACGACGTACCTCTGTCATCATCCCAAATTCTATCAGTGTAATGTCATATATCTCGTTGCGGCTCCAACGGGATTTTGAAAAGAGAAGATAACGAAGTGGCGCTTTCCTTTCGGACGCCAATAGCGCAAAAGCATTTCATTGTAGAAGCGTTAGACCATGTCGTCATACTGGCTGCTTCCGACTGAGAATGTATCGAGTTGCTTTCGCACGACTGGGCGACCAATGGGCAGACTGTCCACTACGAAGCGGCATGGTGCGTGCGACCAACGGGCGCGGCTGGTTACTATTACGGATAGTTTCCGCGCGTGAAAATCGTGCCGGTATACAGATGATACATGTACGGTACCTAGCCACAGTTGTCTTGAGGAAGGGGGGAAGAATAAACGGGGTGACAAACGAGAAGGGGACCAAGGGAGGAAAGTTACTTTTTTGGGACTCGTTGGTTACAGATTTGGTCTTCTTTAGAAATGAACCTGTCAAGCTGACACCCAGCAGCCTCCGTtacaaagaaaaaataaattgCACAGAAAATTGCAATATGATGTGGTCCAACGTCATGGCAAGGGACCGTCGGTTTTGGGGGCGCTTTGAACGTTGTATCTCTGCATGAGAGTGGGCATTGGAAGAAGGCGACCTTTATGCGGATGCGGATAAGCTCTGTTCCATCCAAGTCGAGgaagagaaaggtggacagGGTTGGTGGATGGATGTGTTATTTCCAAGTGGGGGGTGCAGCTGCTGCTATCTGCTTAAACCACAGAGGTCCTCCCGACGTCTTGGCAACGCACTGCCCCGTTCCCGCCCGCCTTTGGGAGGGATGAGGCACCCATCTCGCAGGTCCAATTTTGCGACCCTTGGACCTAGCGTTTCGTTTCGTACTGTACCTAAAGTACGATAACGGGAGGTGAAAGTAGGTAGCCAAGTCAAATTAAGAAGGGCGTGCGACAACACGTACTCACTTTTTCAGCGCGAAAGGCGAAATGTGAATTTAAAAATAACAAAATAAATACCATACAAGAGCCCAGTGTTAAGCTAAAGCCGTGTGAACCAACCTCTCTTTCTctattttgtttgtttgtttttctcgATATTTTGATCCGGAAGTGCATCTCTCACTTATCTGTCTACGCTTAAAGCTTTGTCACCTGGTTGTTTGCTTACTGTCTCGTGCTCCGCCTGCCCCGATTCCCTAACTCCCTTATACAACAGCTGTACCCAAGGAGGTACCTAACCTAAGGAGGTAGGTAAGCAAGTAGGGAAACATTAGTTAGGCTTCCCTCACACATGGGCTACCTTACCCATTAAATCTAGTCCGGTTCCGTCTATTCTAGTCTAGTGGttgctttttcttgttggCCGTCCCCTCCTCCGCTAGAACAGCTGCTTGGCCAAGGTACCTTACTCGGAGTATCTCAAACAAACTCACAGTGGatttaatctttttttttcgagttACGAATTCGAGTCCatcctttttgtttgtttttctaATAATCTGACCGACCTTGACACCATCCAGCTTCTTGACCGACCAGCCAAATCCACAAACGTCGACCCCGGCGGCGACATTCGTTTTTGCCTGACACACCCACTAAGGTCCCCAGCACAAACACAGCGAGCCTCTCTCTTCTCTCTGCACTTCGACTCCACAATCCGCACCTTCGACCCAAAAACCCCCCGTCATCTCCTCCCTACCGCAACGCCCGAGCGTCCAATCCTCCGAAATCGAAATTCTTCCCGATCAATTCGGGGACCAGAGACAGAGCAATACCAGTTCAAGGGACgccagggaaaaaaagtgaaCAGAGACCGGAAGAGCCGCAGCCGCAAAGGGAGAGACGCGACTAGAAAGCGGGACAACACCAAAGGCAAAACCCAGCCCACTGTCGGCCGCCCTTACCAACGATATTTGCCATCCTCAATTGGTACTTTTACGTCAGAATACAATAGGGGCTATTTCGTGCTTGGTAGAACCCTCCCGCTCAGCTCTAAACAATGGTGGTTGCAACGATTAAGTAAGTCGACCGCTCGACGTTTCGCCTCGTCTATCCATTGTTCCGATACCACCGCTCTCTCCTACTCTTTGATACCCCGTCGCCCTTGAGCCTCGCGCTGCTGCCATCCCCTCCCGCCGGTGGTGTTTTTCTGTTGGCCGAACGATTagatttgatttttttttcgcgatTCATCTGTCGGTCGGACGTCTCGGGAGACGGAGAGGTCAAAAGACGGAACAAGGCCGAGGAATCGGAAACACggcggtgtttttttttcttatggCGACGCGTGTTGCTGCAATGATGTCAATCCGATCGGCGTCAATTTTCTTGCTAACGCGCTCTTGTTCTCTGCGTCTACAGATGCGTTGTCGTCGGCGACGGTGCCGTCGGTAAAACATGTCTCCTTATCAGCTACACAACAAACAAGTTTCCGTCCGAATACGTTCCGACCGTCTTCGACAACTACGCAGTGACGGTAATGTGAGTTATAAaccaaggcaaaaaaaactGGAGATGGACGCTTTTGGGGAAAGCCACTCCGGGGGGAAGGATGTCCATCAAACGCGCGACAGGCTGCTcatacatttttttttcttggtgaCACAACAGGATCGGTGACGAGCCGTACACACTGGGACTTTTCGATACGGCAGGACAAGAAGATTACGACAGGCTGCGACCCCTATCATACCCACAAACCGACGTCTTTCTCGTTTGCTTCAGCGTCACATCGCCAGCTTCATTCGAGAACGTGAGGGAGAAGTGGTTCCCCGAGGTTCACCACCACTGCCCCGGCGTACCCTGCCTCATCGTCGGTACACAAGTTGATTTGAGGGATGATCCCAGCGTTCGGGAGAAGCTGAGCAAGCAGAAGATGCAGCCAGTGCGGAGGGAGGACGGCGAGCGGATGGCTAAAGAACTCGGTGCGGTTAAGTACGTCGAGTGCAGTGCTCTGACGCAGTACAAGTTGAAGGATGTCTTTGATGAGGTACGTACGGTTACCCTTGGAGCACCTACTGGTCTGCTCCACTTGCTGCTGGGCAGACGACAAGGCCTTCGTTTTGAtataggctttttttttttttgcggcgAATCGATCTATCTGACAAATCGAGATTTAACAGGCAATCGTTGCTGCCCTAGAGCCGCCGACACCCAAGAGGAAATCCAAAAAGTGCCTGATCCTTTGAAAGGCAGGATTGTGTCCATGGGAGACTTGCAGCAGTTGGCTGCGTCTCGGCACAGATTTTGGAGGCTGGCGCAGACATGACCAATTCAGTCTTGGGGTAAACAAGAACAATGGACTCTCGCGGGTTTCTAGGTTTCCTCGTTGTGGGATCTGTCAAGCCTCGGGACGTGACCTGGTGGCATTGTCGAGTTCTTGAATCCCCTGCCAATCTTGAAATGGATGGGTTCCAAGAACGCGTGCCATAGTTCGTTCTCTTTTGTGACGGTTACGAGTGTCGTTATCCAAAACAGAACAACCAGTAAGCAAGCAAACAGGCTGTAGCGGATGCCAAATGCGTGGGACCAGGTGTTCCAAGTACGCCTTTGTTCGACTTTTTTGTCAGATCAAGTAGCGGTACGATGGACTCATGGCAACGCTGCATAGGGCCTCCTGTTCACGGTAAAGCGGTCGTCTACCTGGCATTTGTTTCCCTTTGTTCTTCAGAGCATCAAGTATCGAGCTGCATCTCCCGTCAAAGGCTTgtcttttatttattttccacTATGACTTTTTATTTCTAAATCATTTTCTATTGGTCCCAGCCCTTTTGAATCTAtgccttttttgctttttcttttcccttttACAAAACGTTTTTTGTACAAGGGATTATCATAAGAAAAAACTCAAGGCAGGAAGCTTTTGATAGGACAGTGCTGGCGATCTGGGGTGCAATTCAAATGTTATTTGTTCATTTTTATTGTTCATTTccgtttttttccctcttacTACTCTTCTATCTGGCTTtagtatctacctacctatctataCTTTGGCCAAAGCTTCTTGACAGAAAGGCAGCCATTTTGTGGCAACTCGAAAATATACCCCCTCCTCCTCTTTGGTCCGTTTTctccaatcaatcaatcgatCACAAGCTCTTCGGATCCTAGAAAAAAATCCTCCTACCGGGCAGGTAAAGTTTGGATGACTCCGACAGTGTGTTGGGGCTGTACATAATcccatgtctttttttctgattgTTTTTAGTGTTTGCAGAGGACTCtatatttcttttctttttctctgcaCAAAAATTGGGGGAACTGGTGGTGTCACGCTCCACGTTTGTGCAGCAGGATGATCCCGCACCCAATCCAATGTTGAAGAAAATGACGTTGGGCTTGCCCCGTTGGTGCGAACCAGTCGCGTTTCTGCGCCATCCAAGACATGCGATCGTTTAGCACCAAAGTAAAAAGAATTAAGAAGCAAAAGCACATTGCCAACTTATCTCCTATTCTTCTTTCTCCCTTGTTCTTGTCCGTTGGTAACCCCCGAGCGCCCCCTCTGTCTGCCTCTCTGCGGGAGGCTGTCTTCAGCCCACCTCGGCCCTCACCGACCGACGGAAGCAACTGCAAACCTGCCCACATGCGATACTGGGGCCGAACATCGGACTGGGTCTGGTGCCATTCCGCCGGGAAATTCATGACCTTGGTTTGAGCCCTTTAGCATGGTAGCTGCACAACTAGGTTTACGTATTCATGTAGGCATGCTTGCCGTCAGTGCATTCTGGAATTTTGAAGTCTGCTTTCATCTTTCGTATCTGTCTgcatttttctttctcttctgtTATGATGCAGGAAAACATCAGGAGCAGACACTCCGACCCGGCTTGGCGTCACCTATTTGTTTGTATActtcctttttgttttttgacGAGTCAGCGCTCTTTTTACCCCCCTCACTGGACGTTTGGTCTCCAGAGTGATTGGATTTCATAATTGTCACAAAACCCCAGAGGGTCCGATAGTGCCGTTTTCCTTTCCCCGCGCATAGGACTGCCGCCTCATCGGTCCGTTGTGTTGgttatctttggcttcggggGGAAAGTAACCCCGTAATAAACACTGAAATACAAATTCGATGTCAAGGGGGGTTTACGTTTTTCTCTCTCATTTCCTGCATGTGCATAAGTCCCATTAAATTAAATTGATGTTGGTCTCACTGTCCACTGTTTAGCAACAAGGTGTCAAACCTTCGTCTTATTTGTTATTTCTGAACATCCTTCCTTATCCGTTTTGGCTCGAACGAAATCGCGTTCGTGAGCTAGTGATAATGAGGCCTGTGGTCTACCTCGCCGCGTTGCTCGCCACTGCTGGTGCAGCTGTTGCGTGCGCTGGTGGTAAGCATCATGACGACCATGAATGGACCAAAGAAGAGTTGGACGAGCTAGaaagaaaatggggaatGGAGGTGAGTCTGTCCGGTTTCTTGGCAATAGTGGCTGAACATAACGATACGACACGCCAATATCTAAGTCATGTTATCATGTATTGCATATGCTAATTACCTTGTTGGCTTACACCATATAGTGGCCATTTGTTGGCATTGGATCCTTTGCTCATCTTAAATACGTAAAATGCCTCACGACACCGAGTGAGGACTTTGATATTGCAATCGTAGGTGCACCTTTTGACACAGCCGTCAGCTATCGTCCTGGTAAGTACGATCAAGTACAgatgataaaaaaaagaatgcaaCGCCTTGTTGAAGTAACAAAAGCTGACATGTGACAACACCCAATAATAAAGGAGCCCGGTTCGGCCCCAGGGCTATCCGCCAGGCATCAAGCAGACAGACCACCTTTCGTGGCTTCAACCCCCGTGCAAATATCAACCCGTACCAAAACTGGGCAAAGATCATCGACTGCGGTGACATCCCAGTCACGCCAGTGGACAACGCCGTGGCGCTCACGCAGATGACGGCAGCCTTTGGCGAGCTTGGCATGCACAAGCCGACCTCGGGTCTTCTGCAAAGGCCCAAGCTGGTGACGCTGGGAGGCGACCACTCGCTCGCGTTGGCAGCCCTCCGAGCGCTCAAGAAGATCCACGGCAAGCCGATCCGGGTGCTGCACTTTGATGCGCACCTGGATACTTGGCACCCGGCCAAGTACCCTTCGGCGTGGCCGTCAGAGCAGGCCCACTTCAACCACGGCAGCATGTTTTGGCTCGCGGGCTCCGAGGGCCTCATCTCCAACTCGAGCGACGCGCCGTCGGTGCACGCGGGCCTGCGCACGCGCCTGAGCGGCGACGACTGGGGCGACTACGACGACGACACGGCGCAGAACTGGAAGCGCATCGCCGCCGACGACATTGACGAGCTGGGCGCCTCGGGAGTCGTCCGCACCATCATGTCTCACCTCGGCACCGAAGACCCCGTGTACCTCTCGGTCGACATTGACGTCCTCGACCCAGCTTTTGCCCCGGGCACGGGCACGCCCGAGCCCGGCGGCTGGACCACCCGTGAGCTTATCCGGATCCTGCGCGGAATCGAGGACCTCAACGTCGTAGGTGCCGACATCGTCGAGGTCTCGCCGGCGTACCAGGGCGCCGGGGAGGAGACGGCGCTTGCTGGGGCGCAGGTCGCCTACGAGATCATCTCGAGCATGGTCAAGAAGGGGATGAAGGAGATGGGGAAGGAGACGGCGAGTGGGTTCATTGGTGTCGAGCGTGATGAGCTGTGATACGTGTCATTTTTGCTGAGAGAGGGGCACAAACACAAAGGGGCCGTAAGGCTCGGTGGATGGAATAGGCATGCCCATGTCTATTCCCATTACAGTAGGTGTCTCAGCCGGCGCTGttgtcctcttttttttttcttgccaaGAAACACAAGAAGAAATACCTCACAGGGGGCTTTGACGGACTACTTCCTCCATAGGTAAAATAGGGATGATTCATACCTGATGAGGGGTACGCATCATGGCTCATTTGCCAAGGTGACACTACTGCATGTGGGTATGCACACCGCGCCTACAACCAGGATATATTGGCTTGGATCCAGATCTACATTGGCTCGACTACCGGTAGAACTTTATATATAACCCGGTTCGCGGTTTCCTCCTTTTTGAAGTGGTGTATGAAGCAGACTAGTTTCAGTATCTAATTTGATCTCCGAGTCCCTACATATAATCAGCAACAAAGATCTTGCAGCAGCACAACATCTACACACCACTTGCACTGAACAAAAGGACATCATGGAAGACCAACACGAGATCTTGTTCTACGATATAGCATCTGGCCCGCCAGTACGGCCATTTGCCGTCAACCCATGCAAAACTCGGTGTGTTTTCCCCGATGCCATTGCTACAGACCAAGACAACCCCAAGCTTCAAGCTCACCAATATCGACCGAGCCCATCCTAACCTTTAACAGCTACGCGCTCAACTTCAAGAAGGTCTCTTACAAAACGGAGTTGGTCGAGCTCCCCGACGTCAAAAACGTCCGCAAGTCGCTCGAATGCGCGCCGGTGCGCAAGCACATGGACGGGAGCGACTTTTACACGCTGCCCATCGtcaaaaacacaaaaacCGGCGAGATAGTCGGCGACTCGTTCGACATTGCCCTGTACCTGGACCGCACATTCCAAACCGGCCCGCGGCTGATGGCAGCCGGGACCGAGGGGCTGACTGCGGCGTTCAACGCGCAGGTCGACGCGCTCTGGGTGCAGATTGTGCGGCTCGGCATGCGGAACTTCCCCTTCAACCCGGCCAACGGGCACATCTACAAGGCCGAGGCGTGCGCGAGGTTCGGGGCCGAGAGCTGGGAGGCCATGGACACGCAGACCGAGGAGGAGAGGGTAAAGATACTCAAGGACGGCGAGGCGGCGCTCGAGCCGCTGGCCAAGTGGTACCGGATGGACGAGTCGGGGCCGTTCCTGGCAGGCGCCCAGGTGGCGTATGCCGACATCGCGGTCGGGGGTTGGTTGCTCATGTACTCGGTCACCTTTCCCCCGGAGGAGTTTGCGCAGGTCATGGCCTGGCACGGTGGGGTGTGGGGGAGGTTACACGAGGCGTTGGCGGAGTATCGGTAAGTTGAAGTGCTGGAGGGTAAGCTATCGAAAATTACTAGATaaaagagggagaaaaaaaaagggcggtTGATCATATCTGGCGGCAGTGCATTATAATTGACGGTTAGGAGGTAAATAATCAATTTTGATTCCATCTTTAATCACCTCGTCCCAAGTTCTAGGGCGAAACTTTTTGTCGTCATTGCAACATCTGCAGGCAGATAGTGATGCGCTGCAACGATGAGTGGATATCGCACAGCATCCAAATGAATGTTGCGCCTTCAAGACGCTAACCAAAGTCGTTGGAAAGGGGAATTGGGCCTGGAGTTGTCTCggtatttatttttttcgaaCCCCACAACAAGTCACTTCATCACCTACATTGGGACAGTTCCGGTCCAGGCAGAGCAGCTGCCAAGAGTGCTTGGCTACGGCTGCAAAAAGCTTGTCCTCTCCGATGCTGCGCTACGCCGCTACGTCAGCTAGATTTCGACCCAGATATTCAGATATCCTCCTATAGCCGAGCGACCAGATCCACGATTGATCCTCTCGGACGAATTCTGGGGTGGCTTTGACTTGATAAATAGTAATCCTATTACTTCTGGATAGTGGGCCGCAGTTAAGCGTCAGCTTTTAGAGACACTGAATCACTTCACGCCTATCGGAAATCCCAACTTCGAACAAGTGACTACAACCTGCATCGGACTAGTCGTCCTGTCTGAGTTTGACTGGAGAATAGTCTCTAGCAGACATACATGTGCACTGTATCTATTGTTCTATTGGATGCTGAGAGCGAACCATTCGTCCTTTTTTATAAATAAAACACTGAACAGTGTAACCATGACTAGGGGCGGTTAGGTAGTAATCTAACTATCCAAAGGCCagctgtgtgtgtgtgtgtggtggtggggggggggggggggggcgatACTTATGGTATTTGACTTGTCGAAATGTCCGAACACCATCAACGTCCAAGATGGTCCTCGTGCCGAAGGTTGCCACCCATGCATGCAGCTAACGTGTCTATCTGCTTGCCTGCTTCCCTACCTGATACCTACGTAGGTAGGTCGCTAGGTATCCATTGGGAAACAATTTGATCATTTGTTTTGCGGGGTATGGCCTTAAAttattaggtacctagagtAGATACAAGTCCCCCACAGCTTCCCAAATGCAACCATGATCATTGCCGAATTCATCGATACTTTGGTACTCTGTACCCCCACCATAATCGCAATAAAGTAAGGTCACTTCTTCCAGCGAGTCATTGCATTCGTGCCGCTCTCGAACATTC
Proteins encoded in this region:
- a CDS encoding cell division control protein 42, whose product is MVVATIKCVVVGDGAVGKTCLLISYTTNKFPSEYVPTVFDNYAVTVMIGDEPYTLGLFDTAGQEDYDRLRPLSYPQTDVFLVCFSVTSPASFENVREKWFPEVHHHCPGVPCLIVGTQVDLRDDPSVREKLSKQKMQPVRREDGERMAKELGAVKYVECSALTQYKLKDVFDEAIVAALEPPTPKRKSKKCLIL
- a CDS encoding agmatinase, with translation MRPVVYLAALLATAGAAVACAGGKHHDDHEWTKEELDELERKWGMEWPFVGIGSFAHLKYVKCLTTPSEDFDIAIVGAPFDTAVSYRPGARFGPRAIRQASSRQTTFRGFNPRANINPYQNWAKIIDCGDIPVTPVDNAVALTQMTAAFGELGMHKPTSGLLQRPKLVTLGGDHSLALAALRALKKIHGKPIRVLHFDAHLDTWHPAKYPSAWPSEQAHFNHGSMFWLAGSEGLISNSSDAPSVHAGLRTRLSGDDWGDYDDDTAQNWKRIAADDIDELGASGVVRTIMSHLGTEDPVYLSVDIDVLDPAFAPGTGTPEPGGWTTRELIRILRGIEDLNVVGADIVEVSPAYQGAGEETALAGAQVAYEIISSMVKKGMKEMGKETASGFIGVERDEL